The genomic segment GACCTACACAGTGAACATTCGGAACATCTTATTCACAACATGGGCCCGAGGAAGCAGAACAGTGTTAATGCATGTCTCAGCTTATGTACGATAAACGTAGAATCagtttgtgcctttttaaaCCACAGAAATAAAATATCTCTTCTTGTTTCTAAAAAAATttggatgaaaatgaaaaatatgacgCAGCAAAGGTTGGTTGTGTTTaaaccatgttgttgttttttttctcaaaaagtaGTATCTACTACTACCCATCTCTTCTCTTGGGTCCAAGTTTTTATAAATAGtctaattttaaatgtaaatttgagtgagattaaaaacaaaataagtcaGTTTTAGGTTAGAGtctgcagaaaaacagaaaacttaATATTCCTTGTGATGAATTATAAACTTCCAGCTGCCTGTTGATTCATTAACTGCACCGACACTTTTGTCATCAGTAGCCGTTACTGACAAATATCTGTAGTACGAAGCTTGTCAAACATGCGCGACACTGAAACTCTTCCCCAGGCCCGACTCACGAactctcagtggaaacacaaagaaaaacacacagagcaaaaaccaaagaaacaaaaacatttcagtgtATGATGCGTTCTCAAAAACTGGCACAGCAGATCACTAACCTTTGACCTTCCTTGACTTCAGAAACAGCCTGAGGTCTCCACTAACACATCTGTACACTACAGGTATTTACAAACAGTACAAGGGCTTGACAGTAGTTCACAGAGGGTTTGCCATCGTGTCGGATCGACGGTTTTGAGATTTTATGACGGTGACTTTCAAACTTTAGCACGTCCAGgtggttttgttttaaatcttcgGACAAATTTCAACATGAATTTCTACAAACATCGTCGAAAGTGGAGCAGAGTCACGCGGTGGGACGGTGAACCAACAGTGAAGAGCAGCTGCCGAGGAGCAGCGcgtggttttattttggtctcATGAACGCGGATCCACATGCACGCGACCCAGACTCGaccatgaaaatgaaaatgtgagtgCCAAAATAtcttaaataacaaaatatatataatatatacacttcataaaaaaaaaaagaagagcaacaacaataaaagtggATGATGCGTGAAAAGGcgtcatcacaaacacactgaacaacAGCCCAACATTTTGaggaaacaaatggaaaaaacaaactgaatgttGAGGAATCAAACGTTCATTCAAGGGAAatacacacctgtgtgtgtgtgtgtgtgtaaatctacTGAATACTGAACAAAACATGACGGGAGAATGTCCAGGTCTGCGGTGTCGTCCTGCAGATCTCAGATCAGTGGAACCGTCAGCGCTCCAACACACACTCAACTGTCATTTCAACGTGTCCTGAACTCTGCCACCGCTGCACAGAGTCACTGCTGAGAAGTCAGGGACTTTactgaaagacacacaaaaagacatgAGGGTCTTAGTTGGACGTCCACTGTCGACAGGAAGTCACATTCTTGTCTCTGGAAACAACAAAATTGAAGGGACCCTGGTGTTTTACGCAAGTTTATTCCTCCAACACTTGTCACTTGTCACAATCGTTTCATCCAAAagtttatttgacaaagttagTCTccgttttatgaagttaatatGAAATATATAAGTTCAATAATGCAATTGTGTGTATCCTTTGTGACAGTGAGAATAAAAATGTGGCCAATTTCAATACAAACTCCTGAACCATCCCTTTAAGGATACTTTTTTTAAGCATATTTGTTAATGGGTTGCAGAAAGGTTTAAACAAtctgccccctagtggtttAACAAAGCTCGAACTATTATTATGGGACACATTAACATACAATGGCTACTTTTTGTACTTTAACTTATGAGCCACATGtaacatttgaacaaaaacatcaaagtgtCTCAGAAAGAGTCACAAACGCGTCCATTTCTGCTCCTGACGAAAGACCAGTTACCTGGTCATTTGGGCCCTTTTGGTCTCCGTTGACAGCCTTTAGGAGGACAGTGTCCTCGGCCTTTGTGCTGCCCTTCATCTCTACCACGATGTCGTCTTTGGTCGTCTTTTCTTTGGAACTGCAAGCAAAAGTTTTGCGCGTGAGTTTCAAGTCCAATGTTCAACCTGTCGACATGAAATTGAGATCAATTCCGCCCGGTTTTGCCCGTTATTCCTCAAATCGCGTCTcgttaatgtctttttttcattttataaacaGTCTACGGCTGAAAcctggacagaaaaacaacatcactgcaaaaacaggttttaagaaagtaaaataaacctTGTCGTGGGGAAATGGTTCTTACTTtctgccataaaaaaaaaaagtaaaggaaCAAATAATCTTATCTTAAAAAGAAATATCTAACTTAATAAGACACTACAGCTTACTTTAAGCTTTATCTACCAGGAAGAAACTAAAATAAGGGTTTGAATGGAATCCCAACTGCTCCTGGTTTGAGTAAACATTTCTGATATGCCAGAATTCCCTTGTAATAGGTACAACTTTCTTCAATGTTGGCCAGTTTTGTCCAGATTTTCCCCTCATTTGAAGAAACATTACAGTCAAGATTTACAAGCAGGTTTCTCGTGTTCCAGCCAAGCAATATTTTCTCCCCCCGTTGGCAGATTCTCCTCCTTAAAAGCACAACATTTCAATTCATTTAAGGAATAAAATGTGGCTCATTTCTCGGTGGTCTGTTTTTGCGGCGTAGATAACGGACAGTTCTGTTTCAGTAAATGTTCACTGATCGACCTGTGGACGTGAAATTGAGCTAAATTAAGTTAGAAAACTAACGAATGCAAAGacccacagtcacatgacacgTCACATGATGTGGGATTTAGGTTCTCTGTACTCACATCTCCTGCTTCCCCGAGCGTCCGCAGGGAATCTTTCCCTTCTTGTGGAGGAAGTAGAGGACGCTGCCGAGGACGgcgagcagcagcaggcacaGTATGATCACCACGATGATCACGCCACTGCCttcagctacacacacacacacacacacacacacacacacgttagcaTCAATCCTAACAGTTCTACTCATTTCAGAGCTACTTTGTCAACAGTGGAGTTGAATTTAATTCTAATTCACTGCGGTCAAACAGGCtcaagttaaataaaacaaaaacaaaaaaaaaaagagatttattGTTTACATGGAGTTAACtgttaatgatgatgatgggacaTGAAAATCAGGCAACtaactgttttaaaaaataactaaaatcaaacacaaagtgttattgtccactgtttaaataaaAGGTCCCAACTTTTCCAACCCCTGAAAACATTGATGCTGCACTGTCTCTATGAAGCAGTTTCAATCctcattattaccattatttttttatgaggCTTGTTTATGAgcatcatgtcatgtcatttagtaaaataaagtattatttCATATGCATATACATTATTTGATTTGCAAACAATAAGATGCTGCAAACCTTTACTCTACCTGCTTTTTCTCAATGTAAATTTTAAACCTCAACTATAAATGAACTACATCAGAATATTTGGTCTGAGATGTCAAGAGCGTCTACACTGCTGAGGGTACAGTATTAACTGAGGATgattttaatgtaataaaaacaaaagaaacttgTGACGTCCGTGGAGAcgaagctgaaaaaacacacGTCTGAATGTGGATTATATTTATGCTGCTTGGACAAAGCTCCAGCTTATCACATTAGACAAACACTTCATCATCAGATGAAGTAAAACGCAGCACTTTTGCTATCAGAGTTGTTTCTTTGACTGTGATGAATCGCAGtattttctgttattatatctgcTATTCTTCCCTGTGTTGAATTACCCACAGAGAGGCTTTTTAAAATACGacgagaaacagaaaaaaaaaacacagcacagtgtgattcattttatttgttattcttGCCGTCGTTAAACGGTGATGTAATTTATCATTTAAGTCTTAAGCGGGTACAGAATCCCTTTTCTCTGAGGGACTGTGTTAACTGACCGTGTGACAAATGGGAGTCCTTGGCGAATAATTACGCTTTTAGTTTCCAGCAGAAACACGTTTTTTTATTACGGGTTATTATCAGAAATTACCTCCCCACAAACTCAcgtgtacataaaaaaaaaatccacaataaaactaaaactttattattatttgttgtttaaaaaaaaaaaaagtgggacgTCAAATAAAGATTACTGGAGCAGAGACCAAGTGTCATAAAAGTGTCTTTGCTGgtgagttttttctctcttataTCAAACAGAATATTTTATATACGCCTGCAGGCagtttgcacaaaaaaagaTCTGCCGGCAAACCAGACacaaaaatcataaataatgtACGTCGTCCTCCAAACGCTTTCATTGTCACAGACAGAAAGTTGATCTTAAGTGTGAACAGTGAGACAGAAGAAACcttaaaacatgaaaagagcttttgtttgtgtggagaCGCTGGGACAACAATCTTACCAGGAGAGAAGGGAGTCGTTGTGGTGACCCTGGGAACTGTGAACAAGGAGAACAACACTTAGAGTGGGCAACAGTCCACCAACATTACACTAATACATACGCTTCACAAATTACCCATAATCCCATATTCCCTGTAGAGGTGATGGCaaaaggccttttttttccatgcagTCTGCAAAGTATTTCTAAATAAAGGTTAGTACATAAAACATGGGATGATTTCACAATATTAAAGGTGCAAAAATGCAAAACTGACCCAAACACTGAGGTTGTATCAAGTTACTGctcattgtttcccaaaccctCAAAACAATGATATTCTTCACATgtcttatttctgtgttttttggagcaaagaaaccagaaaataatcacgTTGAAGAAGCTGAACATTCTGAGAACTTGTTTGAATAAGCAAAATAGTTAATGGATAAATCATTGTAGTCCTAGAGCATAATCTGactatttttactgccatttcaaCACATAATACttattttaaaaaggtaaagcagcgtgtttgaaaacaaaatcacagcTGCATTTGATTTGAATGTAAAATCCTTTATAAATGAGATAGAACAAATGCATCTACTGTTAAGTGGAGTTAAATATTGACCCCCCCCTCCACTGTATATTCATGGAACGTTATATTTGGGAGTGACATCACCTAAAATTTAACTGCATTCCAGTTGATAAGTCATACAAAACATGGATGGGGATAAAAAAACTGACCAGTACAATGTGTACAACTGGATTCATGTGAAAAATACTCAGAAGTTTGTGAGGTTACTGTGACATTCCCAGGTCTAAATCAGGGGGTTGCTTTTAAGTTGAAATGTCCGACAACACCTGGAACAAACCATTAAATACAGCGAGTAACACTTGTTTCCTGACATCTCGTTACCTTTAACATAAAAACTGGTTTTAACAATGATTTTAAAAACCCTGGAATGTTCCCTCACATGACGTCAGgctccactcacacactgaaaGAAAAGGCTCTTACTGGCTTTGATGCTGAAAGCCTTGACCTCGGTGCCCATGTCGTTGGAAGCGTTGCACTGAACGCTGACGTCCGAGGTGACTTTGACCGACACCACGCTCTGAGTCATGTGCTCGTTTGCTCTGCTCGCCACCTCGTACCagttctgcacacacacacacacacacacacacaaatccaggTTATTGATGAGGTTTCCACTCACATGTCCGTCTCCAGGTTCATGAGACAAACTTATTTAGTCAGAAATCTCTCAACTGACCATGTGATTCGAGGGAGcggtcatttttacatctttattctcatttttggTTCGTAAAActctatttaaaatgattactgtgtgatttttgtgcagctctgtgagaaacaaagatgttctcttcagtctgtagaataagatgtgtacaGATCAAGACAATGATTcgtctaaaatgatattttgacatgaAAAGAAATTTGAGTGCATTTGCTCAGGCGTGTTTATATAGTGAGattaaagctgcaactaactattatttttataattgattaattgtttggtccataaaatatcagaaaaccttaacttttaatgatttctttactatccagagcaaagaaatgaagaaaatattcacatttaagaagcttaaacaatcggaaatcttgttttaatcatggaaaaaagcttcaaacagattaatcgattatcaaaatagtgttgattaatttagtaatcgattaattgtttcagctttagTGAGATTGCCTATATTTTGcgttgaaaaaaaaaggatttaagaCACTCTACAGTGCATATTTTTATAGCCTCTGCATATATGTTTcaatatagtaatggaaaaatgctctgtgttctcagggttaacaGCTTCTGCCAGGAAATACTGTGTCCGGGAAGCCATGCTGAAATGGTtacctgctaaaaaaaaaaaaaaaaaaaagtaataaaaataaatgatataaggCAGTAACTGATGCTCTTAACGTGCAGCGCTGGAACATTTCCAGCTGCTACGGCTGAAAACTTACacccaaagaaaagaaaaacagagcagtgaGAGCCGGCACATGACGGATGGTGAGTCTGTCGGCACGTCCACGTCCACCAGATAAGTCCTTTTACTGAGTCATCTGTTTCATGtctgcatttaaaatgataGCCCCTGGGAGACAACGTTCATTTTCGTAATCGTTTttgcagattattattttttctttttttataaagccTTACTTATCTTTTGTGGCTTTAAGAAAGTATAACGCTGTCAGGAAGCTCAACGTGAGGAATGATGACACGGAAGCAGTGACGTATTTAGTGATTGAATTACAGTTTCACTGAGAAGGTGATGCATCTTTTCTGCACAAAGCtccatcacaacaacacagccTCTGGATTTATTTTCCAGCCTGcttttgtgattgttgtgactAATGAAGCCTGATTTCTTGGCAGATGCACAGTCGTGACTTTTGCATCGGCCAGGCCGAGCGGCGCGACGGAAGCTCGTCAAATCGTGCCTATCGCACACATCTGTCCGACATCGCTACACCGGCTGATAAACGATGGAACAGCCTCTGGCGACTGGTCAAAGTTGCAGAAAAATTGCCTGTCACAGCAATTAACGTAAACCTAAATCCATCCCTGTGTTAACGGTCTGATGTGACCTTTGTAAAAAGTGTAACAAAAGAATCACCAATAGACCATGGCTCTATTGTCCATTCAGTAAAACCGGGTTACCTGGCTGCCGATGACGCTCCAGGAGATGCTGGGTGGTGGATGACCCTGAGCCTCACAGGTCAGGTTCACCATCCGTCCTGTTGCCTCCTCCATCTGCACCTCCTGGTCCACACCACCCACCAGTTGTGGactacctacacacacacacacacatacattgttTGATGAACTGTCAATCAAACTTAAACACTTCCTCCACAGATGTTTCACATTAAAGGTCCTGCAGCCGCTTGACATGGCACAAATCTCCTCCTTCCTGGAAGTGTTTTACGGTGACGGTTTCAGTTTCGTAAGACTGACGTTTCAGCGTGCGGcctccttcaaaataaagccCCAACAGTTACCTGACGGACATTTATAGTCACAGGCACAGGTGTTTCTAATCAGGACTCTCGAGGGAAATCTAACTGGCGGAAATGAAAGGAGTTACCGCAGAGGcttttgtatttatacagaCATTTAATGTGCTATACTAAAAAAGAGGTAGGCAACAGGATAAATGTttacaatgtacagtatgtactgtacattttgaatcCTGCAGACACATTAACTTTTCCACTTAATTTGTAAAGAAAACGTCCAAAAACTACCTAAAGTAGGGATGGTACAATACCACtattttgtgtctgataccgatgtaacaaacatttcacagacataaggccaaacatgactcagccaAAATGCTTCTCGCAGTAAACTGACCTTGAACGATGATGTGAACGGAGCCGCTGGTGTGCAGCGCGGGCAGCGAGGGAACGGTCACTTCACAGGTGTACTCTCCTGTTGTTTCAAAAGTGGCGTCCTGCAGGTGTAACGTGTTGCCCTTCCCAACCTGCTTCccactctacacacacacacacagaagaattGTAACATTAACTGTTTAATGCCATCGAACTGCAacattattcattcataatCATATTTATTGATTAGTTGTTGGATCCATAAcaggtcagaaaatgttgatcggtgttcccTCAACCTTgaaatgttgatgttctcaaatttgttttgttttcatgatttcttcgCTACGTGGagcaaaaaacccagaaaatattcacatttactcaACAACACCTCAAATTGATTTAtggattattaaataatatttggcGATctatttagtcatcgattaaatGGGTATATTGATCTAAAAAAAGGGCAAACATGCGAGTCCTCTGTGAGCCTGGGAACCAACGACTCTCTTTAATGAAACACAGTTTTGTGTATTCCACTGTCAGCTTGCACAGCTGTTACTGATGAGCATTTCAGTTTGTCCAAAAATGTCTCGTATCCTTTCACTGGCTGCTCTTCGCGAGATTTCAAAGCGAAAGCGATTTAATCTGCTCCGCAGTCTGACGATGTGTGCGACAAACACGCGTACCTTGTACCAGACGGTGGATGTTTTCAGGGAGGACAGAGCGTTGCAGCTTGCGGTCAGATCCTCTCCTCTGAGCATAAACTCTGATTCTTTTGGCACGACCACAGCTGGGTCCAAATCTGAAGACAACACACAGACGAAAGACATGAAGACGGAGTTGGAATTAAGTCAGAAAGGAGCAAGGGGTTGAAAAACTGAATACACTGTATTCCTCACAGTGAACAGTGAGCTGCATTTCTCCTTTGACGTCGGTGTTTCTGTCAGAGCCCCGAGTGCGACACTGGTAGATGCCGCTCTCTTTCCGCGACACTGGTGACAAGATCAACGTGTCCCCGCTGCTGTCCAGGTCCTTGTCCACGTCCTGCAACAAGACGCACCGTTTGTGACTCAATTCCACACAAAGACGAGGTGAAAATAAAGATAAGGGGTGATGAGTCATGGTACATCAGTTTAAGAAAGACATTAACTTGATTTTCCTTTTCctatttttggtttttaataGAAATATTTACCGACCAGTCTTACGGCTGAGATTCTGTTAACACGGCGACAATTTACACCACTGTCCATTAGAGTCAAGAGCCTCAAGTGGACTGGGACTTTGAGAACTCCTAAATATTTAACCTTCATATTTTAAACCACCTATTTAAGAAAGGGTAAAACAGTTTTCCATTTCATTGTGAAACGACTGAGTTAAGTGTTTTTGGTATAAACTGAGGCACAAAGTTGATTTGatcacaaacaaaaccacagcgTTAGTAATAACAAAAAATGACGGATTGCTCTAAAACATCAGCCACTAAGTCGTACATCATCtccacaaggaaaaaaaaaacactgttgccAATCATTTATACAATGTTTGAAAGTGTAAGTCTGAGgacaaacacttttaaaacactttcGCAAAAATTGTGCCTGTAAAAGTGTTTAACCACTCTGTTCTGGAGCATTTACTCAACttggtgtgttgtttttcaagaTTGAACTATCTATTAGTATCTATTAGTAACCAAAAAGGACATTAGCTTCCCACGTTTTTATTCAAAACGTGTATTAAAATTagcgtttgtttgtgttttgtgaattaaaaaaaaaaaattaaggcaTGAACGTTtaagaaatgacaaaaatgacactTAAAATGCAAAAATTTTAAGtgtcaattcaatttaaaattgtaTCGCAATGGTAATATCTGTCAAAGAATAATCACAGGACGATCTATTTGACCATACTGTGCATGTCTATAACATCCACCCCCCCCATGGGTCAGCACTGTCAGGACATCTTACTGGGCAACAGTGTGCGTTCAGATGTTGTACTGGCAcaattctctccctctgttcatCCAAAAGTCCTGTTTTCTGGTGTGTAATGACTTTTCCAGACTTTACAGCcctgactgacattttttgcCTGCTTAAAGCGGTGTAACTGTGTTTCCAGATTTCCGCAATAAATTCTAAAATATTATATCACATAACACAGGGTGAAATCCAAAAGGTATAAGAATAAGAACAAGCTTGTAAAGAGAGAACGCAGACGTCTCTGTCGTCATTCAGTAAATTCTTATGCAAAATGAAGTCTCCGGCTTTGTCCCTGTCCCAATTTATTAAAGAAAGTGTCTGACTACACCACAGTAGATGGCGATATGTTGCCTTTCAAATTGTTAAAGCCGCCCCACACAGAGTATAATTGGCTGGATTTCGTTCCCGATCTGGCCCTTCAACAATCATGGGTGCCTTCCGATTTTAGGCAGagttgaacagattatctggcaataaccaatgagagcgagttaaccgggaaacggatgttgcatacttttgtttagaaccgtaactCGTAACGTGTTTGCGCTCCTCAGCACCAAACATCGCACACGcgacagctattaactgacaacggctccatgtctgtttatattctgcaGCCACGTCAAATCATGCAAGTTTCTGtaagatcccaaatccctggagtCTCTTAAACCCCAAGTGTGTGATCCTgcatcttgactggatcgtctagtctgggTTTTCTcaggtttgttgtgtctgtggtcccTCATATTGTCTCTCCTCTTGCATGGGACAGGCTTAATCTGCGATTTACAGTCGACTTGCTACGTCgcagaccaaaacaactttcTTAGACTTTCTACCATCAATTAAACTTCAAAATTCAATTTTAATTCAATCCAAAAATGCACCGGTTTGATTGGATTTCTCACTGTTATCTTCTTCAGTgtagctgctgcttcttctcttATGTTTGTGTCAAAGCCTGAGAGCTGGAACAGTGGAAATACAACTCTCAACCTCATTATCCGAGTGTGTCGGTCCAACTTGAGACACATGCCATGTTAACATTTgctttaaaagtctggtttgaGTTGGAATAACAGGATAATTAGATCTTCTCTATTGTCATGCAAACATAGTGTGTTTCGATGCATAAAAGTAAGCTTGTTGAAGTTAAAGCGGCGGTCAGATGAGTTTTTGCCTTGTCTGCACATACaaaaggatgtgtgtgtgacatgggAATGAGTTCCATCCGTGAGGCCCGTCAGCGTGGCCTCCGGTCTCGGACCCCGACCTGAGTCTGCAGGGTCAGCGCTGACAGAGCCTTCACAGACCCTGCACACTCATGTCTACATGAGGCCCTGTGAGCTCTGCATATCAAAAACATTCCCTACATGTCTCCTGCATGTCACCCATTCTCTCTCGGGGACTTTCAGGGTGAGAAAAGACCCTCCATTCTTACTTGTTCTCTGCTGAAAATGAAGGACGGCGGGGGGTTGCCATCGCCCTGGCAACGCAGCTCCACAGTATCCCCCTCTTTGACCAGGCCCTGGGGCGACTCCTTCCACAGCTCCACCATGGTGGTGGGgtctaaacacacacaatcaaattAGCGAGGCTTATTCAGCGAGCCGCCAAAGTCACTTAACAAGGCCGTTTCCAAAGCACTGACAGCTCCACTGTGTTTGGCTCGGCCTGCAACAATGTCCCTTTAAAACTGTTTCAAACAACAATGGACCAACACAGGAGAGAGGACATAATACGACACTTTAATGCCTTTAGGCTACATCCAGATTGCCCAGCTGATGTGACTCAGATTTGTTTGTCAGGGTTGTGTGGATGCAGGACTCCCATCACCAAATCCAATTTTCAAATCAGACCTGTATCACTTCAGTAAGTGGTGTTTAATAAGACAAATATACAATATAGGGCCATGGAATATCATATTAGAATatactgttttttccccccaatagGCATGCAACGAGCATTGACGTCATTGACCTGAACCTGACGCCCTCGAGAGCTAAATCTCGCTCACAAATTGGCTGCAATAGCTTCCATTTCTGAATTCCCCTttggaaaaaaatcaatgaagGTACATATATAATTTTACTTATTGAATTCTGTCCGTCTCCCACTTTAATACTGTTGTCTGTATTGTGCTGTTTGAGAGGGCAGTCACGTTCACGTGCAAGATACTTGCAGCGAAGAATGTGCACCATCAAATCTGCTCTGCAAATGAATCagattttaaatcagatttcaaCAACGTGGCTCAGTAATCTTAATGTATCTTTAAGACAATGGGGCTTTTAAAAGTGTATGAAGGTTCATGGAGTTCTTATGTGTGATTTGGCTTTGCATTTATAACCCCACACAATCAGAGGCTGTTGCAATAACTGCAAAAGTAAGGGTGGACACTCTCAGCTGAGGCTGTATACTATAACAAATCCAAGTGTGCAAGGGGCTGATAGTCTGCGACGTGTGTGTATCATGACATGAGGGGGAACAAGCTGTTCAGTCAACAATACCCATGGACGATTTTAAACAGCATA from the Solea solea chromosome 4, fSolSol10.1, whole genome shotgun sequence genome contains:
- the mcama gene encoding cell surface glycoprotein MUC18, translated to MSLLHGPFVLLFLHVSLLSSSAWAKVALNMNESAEVYLGDSAEIPCHYSFTDTDNEPSFVMIQWFVKGVGSSRTRIYYFDNSQNMADSNTDYSGRINVTKTLQGTLLTIQDVQLSDEREFFCQVNGLAAGSAEGKTHLKVFAPPESPVIEGVLTGISVTKDVPSKVASCEAKNGFPKPNITWYKNGMPLESTPGHVNVLILTWESKGLYSVQSTLEYKVTKEDKDSHFSCEVSFFVPGAIRTVESSSINITVHYPTTMVELWKESPQGLVKEGDTVELRCQGDGNPPPSFIFSREQDVDKDLDSSGDTLILSPVSRKESGIYQCRTRGSDRNTDVKGEMQLTVHYLDPAVVVPKESEFMLRGEDLTASCNALSSLKTSTVWYKSGKQVGKGNTLHLQDATFETTGEYTCEVTVPSLPALHTSGSVHIIVQGSPQLVGGVDQEVQMEEATGRMVNLTCEAQGHPPPSISWSVIGSQNWYEVASRANEHMTQSVVSVKVTSDVSVQCNASNDMGTEVKAFSIKAIPRVTTTTPFSPAEGSGVIIVVIILCLLLLAVLGSVLYFLHKKGKIPCGRSGKQEISKEKTTKDDIVVEMKGSTKAEDTVLLKAVNGDQKGPNDQ